Below is a genomic region from Saccharomyces eubayanus strain FM1318 chromosome XV, whole genome shotgun sequence.
GATTTATATGCGCTTTCCTATCCAAAGTCTATTTCACGCCGAAACGACATACCTGAAGCTGCAGCTTCTCCTCCAAGTCTCTTATCatttttgagaaagaaTGTGGGTAAGGATTTGAGCTCTATTGCTATGCCAGTAACATCAAATGAGCCTATTTCTATTCTACAGTTAATTTCAGAGACATTTGAGTATGCACCCTTGTTAACGAAGGCTACACAACGCCCTGATCCTATAACCTTTGTTTCAGCATTCGCTatttcctttctttctaTATATAGAGATAAGACAAGAACTCTGAGGAAACCATTTAATCCGTTGCTGGCTGAAACTTTCGAACTAATACGAGAAGACATGGGATTCAGGTTGATTTCTGAGAAGGTTTCTCATCGCCCCCCGGTATTCGCCTTTTTTGCGGAGCATCTTGAATGGGAATGTAGTTATACCGTGACGCCTTCTCAAAAGTTCTGGGGTAAATCTATTGAACTGAACAACGAAGGTATTTTGAGATTGAAATTTAAAGCAACAGGGGAACTATTTGAATGGACGCAGCCAACTACAATTCTAAAAAATCTGATTGCAGGAGAGAGGTATATGGAGCCGGTTAACGAATTCGAAGTTCATTCATCGAAAGGAGACAAATCACATATCTTGTTTGATAAAGCGGGTATGTTTAGTGGGAGATCAGAAGGATTTAAAGTTTCCGTAATCCCACCAGTTTCAAGTCACCGTAAAAAGGAAACTCTGGCCGGTAAATGGACACAAAGCTTGATCAATGAAACCACTCATGAAACTATATGGGAGGCTAGTGAATTGGTAAACAactccaagaaaaaatatggcTTCACTAAATTCACCGCTAATTTAAATGAAATCactgaaattgaaagaggTAATTTGCCACCTACTGATTCGAGACTGAGACCAGATATTAGGGCATACGAAGAGGGAAAGGTCGACAAGGCTGAAGAATGGAAATTGAAGTTAGAGCAACTCCAGCGTGAGAGACGCAATAAGGGCCAAGATGTTGAGCCTAGATATTTCGAGAAAGTATCTAAAACTGAATGGAAGTACATAACTGGACCAAAAAGTTATTGGGAAAGGAGGAAAAACCACGATTGGTCAGACGTTTCCCATTTATGGTGAATTACAAGataatatttattattcctGCCACTATTCACACATTTCTCTTTACCCTATTGActatttaattttttgtcCCTATTCAACATACACTAAATTAttttatgtatatttttaataGATTACAACCCATAAAGAACGTTACGAATTCCTGCTTATTGTAGTGCTACAGTAACTTATATTACACGTTTCCCTTTTATGCAAACAACTTACTGATTTTATGTTTTGTTGAACGtagcgaaaaaaaagagaacttCACAACAGAGTAAAATATAACTTTATTTGCTCAATTCACATAAAAAAGGATTCGCTGATAAATCAAGTTCAGTAATTGCTTTGTGAATTTAACCCACAACCAGCAAATACGATGGTATCATAAAACCAGCAATTAGCTTTATTATCAACTACATCATTGATGAGCAGTGTTATCAGTTTCGtcaaaaatgataaatgGAAAATTAAGATAGTCCTTTTGCTACTTTAAAAGAACATCTTTAGGCCCATCGTTATTTCTGACGTCTATTCGTAGAACACCAACCTCACTCCCCTACAATGTCTCACCTTATTACTTTAGCTACGTGTAATTTGAACCAATGGGCCCTAGATTTTGAAGGTAATAGAGACCGTATTTTAGAATCTATCAGGGTCGCCAAAGAAAGAGGTGCCAGATTACGTGTTGGTCCAGAACTAGAAATTACTGGTTATGGATGTTTAGATCATTTTTTAGAAAGCGATGTCTGTCTCCATTCGTGGGAAATGTATGCACAAATAATTAAAAACGAGAAAACTCATGGGTTAATACTTGACGTCGGTATGCCAGTTTTACATAAAAATGTTCGTTACAATTGTCGTCTTCTATCATTGGATGgtaaaatattatttataaGACCCAAAATTTGGTTAGCAAATGATGGTAATTATAGAGAAATGAGGTTTTTCACTCCTTGGATGAAGCCTGGTGTAGTGGAAGACTTTATTCTCCCACctgaaattcaaaaagttaCAGGTCAGAGGCTTGTGCCATTTGGTGATGCTGTAATAAATTCTTTGGACACTTGCATTGGTACAGAAACTTGCGAAGAATTATTTACACCCCAATCGCCTCATATTGCCATGTCGTTGGATGGTGTGGAAATCATCACAAACTCGTCTGGTTCTCATCATGAATTGCGTAAGTTGAATAAAAGATTAGACTTAATTTTGAATGCCACTAAACGTTGTGGTGGTGTTTACTTGTATGCTAATCAAAGAGGTTGTGATGGTGACAGATTATATTATGATGGTTGTGCCCTGATTGCCATCAATGGTACGATTGTAGCTCAAGGGTCACAGTTTTCCTTAGATGACGTAGAAGTTGTTACTGCTACCGTAGATCTAGAAGAAGTGAGAAGTTATCGTGCGGCTATTATGTCCCGGGGTTTGCAGGCTTCTTTATCAGAAATCAAGTTTAAACGTATCGATATTCCTGTAGAACTAGCCTTAATGACCTCCAGATTCGATCCTACAGTATGCCCAACAAAGATCCGAGAGCCCTTTTACCACTCTCCTgaggaagaaattgctTTGGGTCCAGCTTGCTGGATGTGGGATTATTTGAGACGTTGCAACGGCACAGGGTTTTTCCTGCCTTTGTCTGGGGGTATTGATTCTTGCGCAACCGCAATGATTGTTCATTCAATGTGCCGCTTAGTAACGGAGGCCGCTCAGAATGGAAACCAGCAAGTTATCAAAGACGCTCGTAAGATAACACGTAGTGATGATGATTGGGTCCCAAGCACTCCACAAGAGCTAGCCTCAAAAATGTTCCATTCATGTTTCATGGGGACAGAAAATTCATCTAAGGAGACAAGAAGTAGAGCTAAAGATCTTTCAAAGGCTATTGGATCCTATCATGTTGACTTAAACATGGACTCCCTGGTAACGAGTGTAGTGTCTTTATTTGAAGTGGCTACGGGCAAAAAACCAATATTTAAAATCTTTGGTGGGTCTCAAATCGAAAATTTGGCTTTACAAAATATCCAGGCGCGACTAAGAATGGTTCTTGCTTATCTGTTTGCCCAACTATTGCCGTGGGTTCGTGGCATTCCAAATTCCGGCGGTTTGCTGGTGCTAGGTAGTGCCAATGTTGATGAATGTTTACGTGGTTACTTGACGAAATATGATTGTTCTTCGGCTGATATTAACCCCATCGGAGGTATATCAAAGACcgatttgaaaagtttcatTGCATACGCTTCTAAAGAATATGACATGCCAATCTTGGACGACTTTTTAAATGCTACGCCAACCGCAGAACTAGAACCGATGACAAAGGATTATGTTCAATCAGATGAGATAGATATGGGAATGACTTACGAGGAATTGGGTGTGTTTGGTTATTTAAGAAAAGTTGAGAAATGTGG
It encodes:
- the QNS1 gene encoding glutamine-dependent NAD(+) synthetase; the encoded protein is MSHLITLATCNLNQWALDFEGNRDRILESIRVAKERGARLRVGPELEITGYGCLDHFLESDVCLHSWEMYAQIIKNEKTHGLILDVGMPVLHKNVRYNCRLLSLDGKILFIRPKIWLANDGNYREMRFFTPWMKPGVVEDFILPPEIQKVTGQRLVPFGDAVINSLDTCIGTETCEELFTPQSPHIAMSLDGVEIITNSSGSHHELRKLNKRLDLILNATKRCGGVYLYANQRGCDGDRLYYDGCALIAINGTIVAQGSQFSLDDVEVVTATVDLEEVRSYRAAIMSRGLQASLSEIKFKRIDIPVELALMTSRFDPTVCPTKIREPFYHSPEEEIALGPACWMWDYLRRCNGTGFFLPLSGGIDSCATAMIVHSMCRLVTEAAQNGNQQVIKDARKITRSDDDWVPSTPQELASKMFHSCFMGTENSSKETRSRAKDLSKAIGSYHVDLNMDSLVTSVVSLFEVATGKKPIFKIFGGSQIENLALQNIQARLRMVLAYLFAQLLPWVRGIPNSGGLLVLGSANVDECLRGYLTKYDCSSADINPIGGISKTDLKSFIAYASKEYDMPILDDFLNATPTAELEPMTKDYVQSDEIDMGMTYEELGVFGYLRKVEKCGPYSMFLKLLHQWSPKLSPRQISEKVKRFFFFYAINRHKQTVLTPSYHAEQYSPEDNRFDLRPFLINPRFPWASRKIDEVVEQCESHKASKLDIMSID